The Temnothorax longispinosus isolate EJ_2023e chromosome 7, Tlon_JGU_v1, whole genome shotgun sequence genome contains a region encoding:
- the Tpr2 gene encoding dnaJ homolog subfamily C member 7, with protein MSFVAFVGDKPLNSRSLSRRRYAGQGVPRAFSRCVPTTTRRRPSSFRSLRNTAMASSDQPINIVADPAAPNVGETTESTKDLAESKKEAANEHYSQKQYKKALVGYNEVIELCPDVSRYYGNRAACYMMLGQYRDALADAKKCIELEPTFSKAYVRMIKCYLILGDILEAETTLKNLHEFDTNNESTSAEQKDIEYVKKFLKDADAAYSARDYRKVVYCMDRCCDISTSGTRFKLTKAECLALLGRYQEAQDIASDVLHIDKQNAEAIYIRGMCLYFQDDVDRAFTHFQQVLRLAPDHVKALEIYKRAKCLKKKKEEGNAAFKREQYQEAYNLYNEALTIDPHNIMTNAKLHFNKATAAAKLGKLNESVAECTEALKLNDNYLKALLKRASIYMELEEFEEAVRDFEKACKMDKTNRETKRLLGKAKLLLRKSKRKDYYKILGIDKNASTEDIKKAYRKRALDHHPDRHANASEGEKREQEKKFKEVGEAYGILSDPKKRSRYDRGHDLDDNEGGFQDMDPNAMFHFFCQDGGFQFQFHDGFPSSNAFQFQFPDFVPV; from the exons ATGTCGTTCGTCGCGTTCGTTGGTGATAAGCCTCTCAATTCCCGCTCCTTGTCTCGACGACGATACGCAGGGCAGGGAGTACCTCGCGCGTTTTCACGGTGCGTACCAACGACGACCCGTCGTCGCCCGTCCTCGTTTCGTTCATTGAGAAACACGGCTATGGCGTCGTCCGATCAACCGATCAACATTGTCGCAGATCCAGCAGCACCTAACGTCGGAGAAACAACGGAGAGTACCAAGGA TTTGGCAGAATCGAAAAAGGAAGCTGCTAATGAGCATTATTCACAAAAACAGTACAAGAAAGCATTGGTCGGTTATAATGAAGTTATTG AGTTGTGTCCTGATGTATCGCGTTACTATGGTAATAGAGCAGCATGTTACATGATGCTCGGACAATACCGAGATGCATTGGCAGATGCTAAAAAATGCATTGAGCTAGAGCCAACATTTTCTAAG GCGTACGTAAGAATGATCAAGTGCTATTTGATTTTGGGAGACATTCTAGAAGCTGAGAccacattaaaaaatttgcacgAATTTGATACTAATAACGAGTCAACATCTGCAGAACAAAAAGACAtagaatatgtaaaaaaattcctCAAGGATGCTGACGCTGCCTACAGTGCTAGGGATTATCGTAAG GTTGTATATTGCATGGATCGCTGCTGTGACATAAGTACATCTGGAACACGTTTTAAGCTGACCAAAGCAGAGTGTCTAGCTCTTTTAGGAAGATATCAGGAAGCCCAGGATATTGCAAG TGATGTTTTACACATCGATAAACAAAACGCCGAGGCGATATACATTCGTGGAATGTGCTTGTATTTCCAAGATGATGTTGATAGAGCCTTTACACATTTCCAACAAGTACTGCGACTTGCTCCAGATCATGTCAAAGCATTAGAAATATACAAA agaGCAAAATGtttgaagaagaagaaagaagagggTAATGCAGCATTTAAAAGAGAACAGTATCAAGAGGcttataatctttataatgAAGCCTTAACAATTGATCCGCACAATATCATGACTAATGCTAAGTTGCATTTTAATAAGGCAACAGCTGCAGCTAAG TTAGGAAAGTTGAATGAATCTGTAGCAGAATGCACAGAAGCTCTAAAGCTCAacgacaattatttaaaagctCTTCTGAAAAGAGCGAGTATTTATATGGAACTCGAAGAATTTGAAGAGGCAGTTCGTGATTTCGAAAAAGCGTGTAAAATGGATAAGACTAATCGTG aAACGAAACGGTTACTCGGAAAAGCTAAATTGCTATTGAGGAAATCCAAAAGgaaagattattataagattTTGGGTATTGATAAAAATGCATCTACTGAAGACATCAAGAAGGCTTATAGGAAACGAGCTTTGGATCATCATCCAG atcgTCATGCTAACGCCAGCgaaggagagaaaagagagcaAGAAAAGAAGTTTAAGGAAGTCGGAGAGGCTTACGGTATTCTCTCAGATCCCAAGAAACGATCTCGCTATGATCGTGGTCATGATCTAGATGATAACGAAGGTGGTTTCCAAG aTATGGATCCGAACGCAATGTTCCACTTCTTCTGTCAAGATGGAGGGTTTCAGTTCCAATTTCATGATGGTTTCCCTAGTAGTAACGCTTTTCAGTTCCAGTTTCCAG ACTTTGTGCCCGTATAA